Proteins encoded together in one Pseudomonas sp. ADAK13 window:
- a CDS encoding DUF2970 domain-containing protein, translating into MDDPANQKPPTFWQMLHSVMAAAFGVQSGKNRARDFTHGKPSHFVVLGVLFTAVFALTLFGIVKLVLHLAGV; encoded by the coding sequence ATGGACGATCCAGCCAACCAAAAGCCACCGACGTTCTGGCAGATGCTTCACAGCGTCATGGCCGCCGCCTTCGGCGTGCAAAGCGGCAAAAACCGCGCCCGCGACTTTACCCACGGCAAGCCCAGTCACTTTGTGGTGCTGGGCGTTCTGTTCACTGCCGTCTTTGCCTTGACCCTGTTTGGTATCGTCAAGCTGGTGCTGCACCTGGCCGGGGTTTGA
- the metH gene encoding methionine synthase, whose product MPDRSARLQALHQTLKERILILDGGMGTMIQSYKLEEQDYRGKRFADWPSDVKGNNDLLVITRPDVIGGIEKAYLDAGADILETNTFNATRISMADYGMEELAYELNVEGARLARKIADAKTLENPAKPRFVAGVLGPTSRTCSLSPDVNNPGYRNVTFDELVENYTEATKGLIEGGADLILIETIFDTLNAKAAIFAVQGVFEALNVELPIMISGTITDASGRTLSGQTTEAFWNSVSHAKPLSVGLNCALGASELRPYLEELSNKANTHVSAHPNAGLPNEFGEYDELPSQTAKVIEEFAQSGFLNIVGGCCGTTPGHIEAIAKAVAGYAPRPIPDIPKACRLSGLEPFTIDRRSLFVNVGERTNITGSARFARLIREDNYTEALEVALQQVEAGAQVIDINMDEGMLDSKKAMVTFLNLIAGEPDISRVPIMIDSSKWEVIEAGLKCIQGKGIVNSISMKEGVEQFIHHAKLCKRYGAAVVVMAFDEAGQADTEARKKEICKRSYDILVNEVGFPPEDIIFDPNIFAVATGIEEHNNYAVDFINACAYIRDELPYALTSGGVSNVSFSFRGNNPVREAIHSVFLLYAIRNGLSMGIVNAGQLEIYDQIPVELRDAVEDVVLNRTPEGTDALLAIADKYKGDGSVKEAETEEWRGWDVNKRLEHALVKGITTHIVEDTEESRQSFARPIEVIEGPLMSGMNIVGDLFGAGKMFLPQVVKSARVMKQAVAHLIPFIELEKGDKPEAKGKILMATVKGDVHDIGKNIVGVVLGCNGYDIVDLGVMVPAEKILQVAKEQKCDIIGLSGLITPSLDEMVHVAREMQRQDFHLPLMIGGATTSKAHTAVKIEPKYSNDAVIYVTDASRAVGVATQLLSKELKAGFVEKTRLEYIDVRERTSNRSARTERLSYPAAIAKKPQFDWSTYTPVKPTFTGSKVLDNIDLNVLAEYIDWTPFFISWDLAGKFPRILEDEVVGEAATALYADAQEMLKKLIDEKLISARAVVGFWPTNQVQDDDLEVYDDDGQPIAKLHHLRQQIIKTDGKPNFSLADFVAPKDSGVTDYIGGFITTAGIGAEEVAKAYQDAGDDYNSIMVKALADRLAEACAEWLHQQVRKEHWGYAKDEQLDNEALIKEQYSGIRPAPGYPACPDHTEKAQLFQLLDPEAREMQAGRSGVFLTEHYAMFPAAAVSGWYFAHPQAQYFAVGKIDKDQVASYTARKDQDLSVTERWLAPNLGYDN is encoded by the coding sequence ATGCCCGATCGTAGCGCTCGTCTGCAAGCCCTCCACCAAACCCTCAAGGAACGCATCCTGATCCTCGACGGCGGCATGGGCACGATGATCCAGAGCTATAAGCTGGAAGAGCAAGACTACCGTGGCAAACGCTTCGCTGACTGGCCGAGCGATGTCAAGGGCAATAACGACCTGCTGGTGATCACCCGTCCGGACGTGATCGGCGGCATCGAAAAAGCCTACCTGGATGCCGGCGCCGACATCCTGGAAACCAACACCTTCAACGCCACGCGCATTTCCATGGCCGACTATGGCATGGAGGAGCTGGCCTACGAGTTAAACGTAGAAGGCGCACGCCTGGCCCGCAAGATCGCCGACGCCAAGACCCTTGAAAACCCGGCCAAGCCGCGTTTCGTCGCCGGCGTGCTCGGCCCGACCAGCCGCACCTGCTCGCTGTCGCCCGACGTGAACAACCCCGGCTACCGCAACGTGACCTTCGATGAGCTGGTGGAAAACTACACCGAGGCCACCAAGGGCCTGATCGAGGGCGGCGCCGACCTGATCCTGATCGAGACCATCTTCGACACCCTCAACGCCAAGGCTGCGATCTTCGCCGTGCAGGGCGTGTTCGAGGCGCTGAACGTAGAACTGCCGATCATGATCTCCGGCACCATCACCGACGCCTCCGGCCGTACGTTGTCGGGCCAGACCACCGAAGCCTTCTGGAACTCGGTCAGCCACGCCAAGCCGCTGTCGGTGGGCCTGAACTGCGCCCTGGGCGCCAGCGAGTTGCGCCCGTACCTGGAAGAGTTGTCGAACAAGGCCAACACCCACGTTTCCGCGCACCCGAACGCCGGCCTGCCCAACGAATTCGGCGAGTACGACGAACTGCCGTCGCAAACTGCCAAGGTCATCGAAGAGTTCGCCCAGAGCGGCTTCCTCAACATCGTCGGCGGCTGCTGCGGTACCACGCCGGGCCACATCGAAGCCATCGCCAAGGCCGTGGCCGGTTACGCCCCGCGTCCGATCCCGGACATCCCCAAGGCGTGCCGCCTGTCGGGCCTGGAACCGTTCACGATTGATCGCCGCTCGTTGTTCGTCAACGTCGGCGAGCGCACCAATATCACCGGCTCCGCCCGCTTCGCCCGCCTGATCCGCGAAGACAACTACACCGAAGCCCTGGAAGTCGCCCTGCAGCAGGTGGAAGCCGGCGCCCAGGTGATCGACATCAACATGGACGAAGGCATGCTGGATTCGAAGAAGGCCATGGTGACCTTCCTCAACCTGATTGCCGGCGAACCGGACATCTCCCGCGTACCGATCATGATCGACTCCTCCAAGTGGGAAGTGATCGAAGCCGGCCTGAAATGCATCCAGGGCAAGGGCATCGTCAACTCCATCAGCATGAAGGAAGGCGTCGAGCAGTTCATTCACCACGCCAAGCTGTGCAAGCGCTACGGCGCTGCAGTGGTGGTGATGGCCTTCGACGAAGCCGGCCAGGCCGACACCGAGGCGCGCAAGAAAGAGATCTGCAAACGCTCCTACGACATCCTGGTGAACGAAGTCGGCTTCCCTCCGGAAGACATCATCTTCGACCCGAACATCTTCGCGGTGGCCACCGGTATCGAAGAGCACAACAACTACGCCGTCGACTTCATCAACGCCTGTGCCTACATCCGCGACGAGCTGCCGTATGCACTGACCTCGGGCGGCGTGTCCAACGTGTCGTTCTCGTTCCGGGGCAACAACCCGGTGCGCGAGGCGATCCACTCGGTGTTCCTGCTGTATGCGATCCGCAATGGCCTGAGCATGGGTATCGTCAACGCCGGCCAACTGGAAATCTACGACCAGATCCCGGTCGAGCTGCGCGACGCCGTGGAAGACGTGGTGCTCAACCGCACGCCGGAAGGCACCGACGCCCTCCTCGCCATCGCCGACAAGTACAAGGGCGACGGCAGCGTCAAGGAAGCCGAGACCGAAGAGTGGCGTGGCTGGGACGTCAACAAACGCCTGGAACACGCGCTGGTCAAGGGCATCACCACCCACATCGTCGAAGACACCGAAGAATCCCGGCAGTCGTTCGCGCGCCCGATCGAGGTGATCGAAGGCCCGCTGATGTCCGGCATGAACATCGTCGGCGACCTGTTCGGCGCCGGCAAAATGTTCCTGCCCCAGGTGGTGAAATCCGCCCGGGTGATGAAGCAGGCCGTGGCCCACTTGATCCCCTTCATCGAGCTGGAAAAAGGCGACAAGCCGGAAGCCAAGGGCAAGATCCTGATGGCCACCGTCAAGGGCGACGTGCACGACATCGGCAAGAACATCGTCGGCGTGGTGCTGGGTTGCAACGGCTACGACATTGTCGACCTGGGCGTAATGGTGCCGGCCGAGAAGATCCTGCAAGTGGCCAAGGAACAGAAGTGCGACATCATCGGCCTGTCCGGCCTGATCACGCCTTCCCTTGACGAGATGGTGCACGTCGCCCGCGAGATGCAGCGCCAGGATTTCCACCTGCCGCTGATGATCGGTGGCGCCACCACCTCCAAGGCCCACACGGCGGTGAAGATCGAACCGAAGTACAGCAATGACGCCGTGATCTACGTCACCGACGCGTCCCGCGCCGTGGGCGTGGCCACCCAGTTGTTGTCCAAGGAATTGAAGGCCGGTTTTGTCGAGAAAACCCGCCTGGAATACATCGACGTGCGCGAGCGCACCTCCAACCGCAGCGCCCGCACCGAGCGACTGAGCTACCCGGCGGCGATTGCCAAGAAGCCGCAGTTCGACTGGAGCACGTACACGCCGGTCAAGCCGACCTTTACCGGTTCCAAAGTGCTGGACAATATCGACCTTAACGTCCTGGCCGAGTACATCGACTGGACGCCGTTCTTCATTTCCTGGGACCTGGCCGGCAAATTCCCGCGCATCCTTGAAGACGAAGTGGTCGGTGAAGCCGCCACCGCGCTGTACGCCGATGCCCAGGAAATGCTCAAGAAGCTGATCGACGAAAAGCTCATCAGCGCCCGCGCCGTGGTCGGTTTCTGGCCGACCAACCAGGTGCAGGACGATGACCTGGAAGTCTACGACGACGATGGCCAGCCGATTGCCAAACTGCACCACCTGCGCCAGCAGATCATCAAGACCGACGGCAAGCCCAACTTCTCCCTGGCCGACTTCGTGGCGCCCAAGGACAGCGGCGTGACCGACTACATCGGCGGTTTCATCACCACCGCCGGCATCGGCGCCGAAGAAGTCGCCAAGGCCTACCAGGACGCTGGCGACGACTACAACTCGATCATGGTCAAGGCCCTGGCCGACCGCCTGGCCGAAGCCTGCGCCGAGTGGCTGCACCAGCAGGTGCGTAAAGAGCACTGGGGCTACGCCAAGGACGAGCAACTGGATAACGAAGCGCTGATCAAGGAACAGTACAGCGGCATCCGCCCTGCTCCAGGCTACCCGGCGTGCCCGGATCACACCGAGAAGGCCCAGTTGTTCCAACTTCTGGACCCTGAAGCCCGCGAAATGCAGGCCGGCCGCAGCGGCGTGTTCCTCACCGAGCACTACGCGATGTTCCCGGCAGCGGCGGTCAGCGGCTGGTACTTCGCCCACCCGCAGGCGCAGTACTTTGCCGTGGGCAAGATCGACAAGGATCAGGTGGCGAGCTACACCGCGCGCAAGGATCAGGACTTGAGTGTGACCGAGCGCTGGCTGGCGCCAAACCTGGGTTACGACAACTGA
- a CDS encoding ABC transporter substrate-binding protein — protein MLKVLCKCLLVLSMPFWAIAQATSVVFLNPGNSTETFWVSYAQFMQAAARDLGLDLRVRYSERNPETTLSQAREALQGSQRPDYLVLVNEQYIAPQILRLSEGSGVKLLIVNNALTADQTQLLGAGKYPNWIGSMVADDEEAGYLMLTQLLRLHGPVAPGQTLDLIAFSGAKTTPAAQLRERGLQRALADNPQVRLRQLVYGEWSRQRAFDQATQLFKRYPQTALVWSANDEMALGAMDALKEAGRAPGREVLFSAVNSSPEALQARLDGRLSVLVAGHFTLGGWAMVVLHDDARGLDMAQYGGRERRLGLFRMIDPPHATRLLQLQGREDYGVDFRALSAQGKPATYRYPFSLQLLMH, from the coding sequence ATGTTGAAGGTTCTCTGCAAGTGCTTGCTGGTGCTGAGCATGCCGTTCTGGGCCATTGCCCAGGCGACATCGGTGGTGTTTCTCAACCCTGGCAATTCGACCGAGACCTTCTGGGTCAGCTACGCGCAATTCATGCAGGCCGCCGCCAGGGACCTCGGCCTGGATTTGCGTGTGCGCTATTCCGAGCGCAACCCCGAGACTACCCTTTCCCAAGCCCGCGAGGCGCTGCAGGGCAGTCAGCGCCCGGACTACCTGGTGCTGGTCAACGAGCAATACATCGCCCCGCAGATCCTGCGCCTGTCCGAGGGCAGTGGGGTCAAGCTGCTGATCGTCAATAACGCGCTGACGGCCGATCAGACCCAATTGCTCGGCGCGGGCAAGTACCCCAACTGGATCGGCAGCATGGTCGCCGACGACGAGGAGGCGGGCTACCTGATGCTCACGCAGCTGTTGCGCCTGCATGGCCCTGTCGCCCCTGGCCAGACCCTCGACCTGATTGCGTTCTCCGGCGCCAAGACCACACCTGCCGCTCAACTGCGTGAACGGGGTTTGCAGCGCGCCCTGGCCGACAACCCGCAGGTGCGCCTGCGCCAGTTGGTGTATGGCGAGTGGAGCCGCCAGCGGGCCTTCGACCAGGCCACACAGCTCTTCAAACGTTACCCACAGACAGCGTTGGTGTGGTCGGCCAATGACGAAATGGCGTTGGGGGCGATGGACGCACTCAAGGAGGCCGGGCGAGCGCCGGGCAGGGAAGTGTTATTCAGCGCGGTCAACAGCTCGCCTGAAGCGTTGCAGGCGCGTCTTGACGGACGCCTGAGTGTGCTGGTGGCCGGGCACTTTACCCTCGGCGGTTGGGCGATGGTGGTGCTGCATGACGATGCCCGTGGGCTGGACATGGCGCAGTACGGCGGGCGTGAGCGCAGGCTCGGGCTCTTTCGAATGATTGACCCACCACACGCCACGCGCCTTTTGCAGTTGCAGGGGCGCGAGGACTACGGTGTGGATTTTCGTGCGCTGTCGGCCCAGGGCAAGCCAGCCACCTACCGTTACCCGTTCAGCCTGCAATTGCTGATGCACTGA